A segment of the Paramisgurnus dabryanus chromosome 5, PD_genome_1.1, whole genome shotgun sequence genome:
atgtaaaccgaagcattgagaactttgcaagtgtacaggcagtttattaaaaacaaacacttaccGTTCACGTCTGGATCACATATCCATGCGGGCGCCATCTTGGGAAAACTAAACTCTCGCGTGAAACGTTGTTGCCCGTTGTTGTGGAACAGGTGTTGTGCTTTCACGCGAGAGTTCAGTTTTCCCAAGATGGCGCCCGCATGGATATGTGATCCAGACGTGAACggtaagtgtttgtttttaataaactgcctgtacacttgcaaagttctcaatgcttcggtttacatatagagaccctcattgtgctacagtgtaagtgtggggttattttgagcattattagtagtatagacatagcgatttcgtttttaatgcactgatgccccgaaggctaccataacatgctaatttgcgtttagcaataacactggtcacgttagactaacatgaaaacaaactccagtgaacggtcgaactcggtacacgtttgttattaaccctaggatcatttcaaggcggaatttccctttaaagggatagttcacccaaaactgaaaataatgtcattaatgactcaccctcatgtcgttccaaactcgtaagacctccattcatcttcggaacacagtttaagatgttttatatttagtccgagagcttgttgacccttcattgaaaatctatgtacggtatgctgtccatgtccagaaaggtaataaaaacatcatcaaagtagtccatgtgtcatcagtgggtcagttagaatgtattgaagcatcgaaaatacattttggtccaaaaataataaaaattacaactttattcatcATTGCCGCCTTTTCCGAGTCTGTTGTGAAGAGCATGCGCGAGACTTAAGTCACATGACGCGGATGACGTACGACGCGGCTAACGTGTTATCTGGTTTGCCCCagctgttttgtttttgtgtgccCGGGTTTTGAGTGAAGAAAAACAACatcgcaaacatgtctgaggataacacgtcatccgcgtcactgcagtcacgtgactttagtctcgcgcatagGCTTCACAACAgatgcggaagagaagacaatgctgaataaagtcgtcatttttggacccactgatgtcacatggactactttgatgatgtttttattacctttctggacatggacagtataccgtacgtagattttcaatgaagggtcaacaagctctcggactaaatgtaaaaactagggctgtcaaaagattaatcgcgattaatcgcatccaacataaaagtttgtgtttacatagcatatgtgtgtgtactgtgtataaatattatgtatatataaatacacacacattcatgtatatatttaagaaatatttgcatttaaatactgtatatacatttctataatttatattatatataaatattttatatataaatataacaattttttcttaaatatatacatgattgggtgtgtttttatatataaataataattatacacagtacacactaggggtggcacggttcacaaaaccctaggttcggttcgtatcacggttctatggtcacggttcacggttcagtacggttcttgttgttattttttctttaaatttttaacactccagaaatgtattatcttattaatgtattaattatccataatttaggatacagtattaaaaaaagctatatcatgtaatcatgcacaaactgaatttgactttaagcacattggaccatctctgaggaaagccagatgagattttgatagagcaagagggaagacattgatgatttcaacatgcttttcatttaattggcaaaaaagagaatgtgtattgccatctacataaactttatgtgcatttttagcacacaaagataacttgcatttattaaaatgccaacttcagtgtagctcttagatttatcactgagaggctgctttaatactgcaGAGAAATAaaaatctctttaagtctcttttgtccacttttgaccacttctgattactttgaggggcaatttctgaaataagatcgcgcaactttcacacgctagcaaaatgaaactacgcggaaatcagccgctttaattttatcaatgaaaggctaaaaatagcgctgaatatgaaaagacgtaaaacattgttgtcagtacctcagattagataaatggtcggagagaaggcgatctcctgtggctgttggagcatattcaacccatagactgcagttctatctattgttttatttccgctgtcatcataagtaacatgaaataaaaatatgtttccacacaccaaacttatacgacgctggcgcatcctccaactgcgggcagacttccttttctctcccacttgccatttctacacgtaacataacccgcagtacttatactccaaaccagtcacctcttctttcacgcgaaagggaaacacgctatctgaggtcacatacagggcatgagactacattgcgcatgccatggaccgttgaaccgtgcggtacacacgcgctccgaaccgagacaagcgaaccgaacggttcggatttttttcatggaccgtgccacccctagtacacacacatatgttatgtaaacaccaacttttattttggatgcgattaatcgcgattaatcttttgacagccctaaaaacATCTTATACTGTGTTTCGAAAGTGaatggaggtcttacgagttttgAACGACATGTGAGAGAGGCATCAatgacatttttgggtgaactatccctttaataatgcCTTGTTTCCAGGGAAGAATTTCTTGCGGGCGGCTCAGATGAATATGAACTTTGCCACATGGGGACGTTTGATGATGAGCGTGCTGCCCCCCTGCAACAGCACTGTCGCCGCCTTGAGCCCCCCATTGCCTGGCTCGGAGCCCATGTCCCCTCCAAATGTATCCACACCCCCATCTTCTGGGTGAGACATATACTCACTTTTGGTGCAGCAGTACAAGCCTTATAATTACTGTCTCAAATATAAGTGAATTTATATGTTGTTGCTGTTGTTACAGGAACTCAGCAGTTGTTAAACTCAACTTCAGTGAGGAGCGCCCCGCCAAGCCCCCACGCCTCCACTTGGCAAATACCCCCACGACTGACGCCTCACTTTATGTGGTACAGATACTTCATACATGTGTAGTTTTCTGTCCATTTGATAGAGCTAAATGTGTTATGATGTTTCTCTGGACTTGTTTCCCAGGCTCCAGCCAGAGAGAATCACTACGGGGATCACCAAGTTGTCAAAGGCAGGCCTGCGTCCCAGCCTGCACCTCAGTAAGTACATTTATGGATAGTTCCAATTTGTCATTTATTATcgcttaaaattttaagtttgtGATAATCTTGTGTATTTTGCTGGGTCAATTGCACATACATCAATACAAAGTCAAAATACACATTATTTGTCAAAATcgtttatttctctctctctctctcttctggTCAATCTTTTTGATACTGTCTGTTCTGTATATATCCTGTTTCATAGGAGAAAAAGGGGGATGCAGATGGAGGATTTTAATTGCCTTTCCGTTTTAGGAAGAGGGCACTTTGGAAAGGTAAGACCGTATTCGTCCTTCTCTACTGTAATCAGATTCTATATTGTTCAGTTGTCTCAATGTCATTACTTTCTCTCACATAAGGTCCTGCTGGCTGAGTTCAAGCAGACAGGGAGACTGTATGCTATTAAAGCCTTGAAGAAAGGGGATGTGGTGACCCGGGATGAAGTGGACAGgtgattttttgcattacagtagTAGTATGTTTCCATCCAAAGTTGCGTATTGAACTCATGCTATTACTGGAATAACACATTAAACATTTGCGAATAAGGCATGCGTTTCCATCCACTGAGCTGAAGAGAGCAAAATCGTCACTTCCTGATAAACTTGCGCTAAATATCCATAAAAAAGCGTAAAGCCACTGTATTGAACCAATTTTTGTGTATAATCACCTCAGAGCGTGCAGCCAGAGACCAAAGCTGTTATCTGCTTTCGGATGTGGCTGTGCAACACGCAAAGCCACGCATCTAGGGATTTATTCGGTTAAAGTGTTTCCATCGCAGTTCATGCCCATGTTTTCTTATCGACTAAGAAATTTAGCTGACtcaattatgcacattttttgaaTTTATGCACATCTTGGTGTTTTCATCCATTGTTTTTTATGCTCATTtccaaaatgtgcataaaaataGATGGATGGAAACATACCTAGTGTTCATAAtgtctttttaaagaaatataatgGCTTATGTTGGGTACAGACTACTTTTTTGTCTCTCAGACTGTCATACCATCTATAAAGTTCTCATATTTGAGCTCCCTTTAAGATTCAgtttttactttcactttaaagTCATTTTCATACAGATGTTTACTGATTTAGACATTTGTCTAGTTGAGGATGCAAATAAATGCAACTATTTTTGCACATGTATTATaacaaaatcatttaatttgTCACAGTTTAATGTGTGAAAAGCGGATTTTCGAGACCATCAACGTATCCCACCATCCTTTCCTGGTGAACATGCATGGGTGCTTCCAGACTTCTGAccacgtgtgttttgtgatgGAGTATTCACCTGGAGGAGACCTGATGACCCACATTCACAACAACATCTTCTCTGAACGGCAGGCCAGGTAAACACAgtgttactgtctctttaattaGTGTTACATAAGTATTTACATAAGTGCTGCACTTGTTTACATGAGATGTTTACCCACTAATGGtgctttccattgcatagtaccccacggtttgggttGGGTCAGTTTACCTTTGGGTCTTTTCCACTGGTGCAGTACTTTTtttgtaccacctcggttggtgTTCCAAGTGGGCCGAGCTGATACAAAAAAGTGACGTGAAactgaaaacactgtagatcactgattggtcagagagaatcatcactaacagcgtcatcgctataatgtaaaagattagctttaccttagtgccagcttgcgctgtctcgagtaaacctgttgtcatctgtgctctgctgtaagttcccaaactcccgttaagggatgaaaaacatccacaggttgagaatcaggaacaccataccagttttCTAGACCTGCAGTTTGTGGTGGCACATTTGCGACGCGCACGTCcccatatatgcttaaatgcaacttaaatgaggctcagagGAGCACGTTGACTGACGCCACAGGTGTtcgacagaggtagtgataaatgcgatgtgcaaacatctatttgtggtggtcaattttaattttgtggcagactgagaaataaattaatgtatgggaatgtacaacgacgctctcacttgtatgatgtcacagcaatAGGCAGCGCAAATACACGCCTAAAATCTATCCCACTCCCAccaagtgttactaaactcaatggaaaagctaaccaagccaaagaaAGGTGAGGTGACCCAGCCTAAACCATGGGATATACTATGCAATGGTAAGTGCCATAAATGTATCTTTTTAGCATTGCCCTAACTGACTTAAAACACTTTCCTGTCAGGTTTTATGCTGCTTGTGTATTACTAGGCCTGGAGTTTCTGCATCAGAACAAAATTGTATATAGGTAAATACacttttacaaaacttttaaaatcCCAATCCCTATTTTATGCAGCATGTGGTCTCATGCGTGCTTTCTCTCTTTCACCCTTCTTAGGGATCTAAAGCTAGACAATCTGCTAATGGATTCTGATGGCTTTGTGAAAATTGCAGATTTTGGCCTTTGCAAAGAAGGTATATTTATACAGATTTTTGTTTTCACCTCAAATTGTGgtatttgtacagagagtcatTGACATTTTGCCCCCATTAAGGTATGGGATACGGCGATCGTACGTCAACCTTTTGTGGCACCCCAGAGTTCCTTGCTCCAGAGGTTTTAACAGACAGCACTTACACCCGTGCTGTGGACTGGTGGGGTCTGGGTGTGCTCATCTATGAGATGTTGGTGGGAGAGGTCAGTCTTGCCCCTAACACTATGATACTATACAATGTACACTTAATTGTGTATGTATTGGTGTAGCGTGTGTTAAAATAATAACTATaacgtttaaagggatagttcggccaaaaatgatattaaacccatgatttactcacccccaagctgtccgagttacatatgtccatcgtttttatgtccagagtattagcgtagtgtacgcacttttcttagtgacgtatgacaaattcggagggcgggggcacagagcagcagcagagtaaccttcgtaggctgcgtaagctctcatcctgaatgtggatgcgactaagatggcggcgctaccggaaggtatttattttcgttaataaagttttaaatatggatatttctacaacaacaccgctcggattaccctcagaagaccttttgtttatcatcctggagccgtttggatttaattggtcaaggatggacgcactttttttggacttgaaggtcgtggactatgggtggaccccgtaacattacatttaatcaactgaaagatctaaaacattttataaaatatccgaaaatgtgtttgtctgaaaaacgatggacagcttgggggtgagtaaatcatgggtttaatatcatttttggccgaactatccctttaatacatgGTACTGTTGGATTTTTCCCTGCATATTTAAAAATTGTGTATTTGTGTTTCTGCCAGTCTCCATTCCCTGGTGATGATGAAGAGGAGGTGTTTGACAGCATAGTAAATGATGAAGTACGATACCCCAGGTTTCTGTCCCCAGATTCAGTCTCGATTATGCAGAAGGTAGGAGCTTATCTCgcttactaaattttttttatatagctTTGTTGTTCTCATACAAGATATGACTCTGTTCTCCTTTACTAGTTGCTACAGAAAAACCCTGAAAGAAGATTGGGAGCAGGAGAGCAAGATGCAAATGACGTGAAAAGACACAGATTCTTTCAGGTGatcattaatataatattcAAATAGTTCTTTAATAacttagcatagtttagcaaaAAAATGCAATCGTGTACTTATCCTCAAGTGTTACTGTAGCTGGAACATGGCACTAGTATGGGTCATGTGAGAAACAGACATAAATTAAGTATTTATCCCCACCTCAGTATCTACAAATCCCATTTCCCTAAGTTGAATATTTGGTGCACTTTGATTGGTTAAGAAACACGAAGCAATGATTGATGTCAAACCAGCCGTGACATCTCAAGAAAGACGGTCAACCAGGTTTGGAAcgagatgacagaattttaatttcaaTCCAAAGATTATCCTTACATCGATCAATGTTCCCTTTTTTCCACCAGGGCATAGACTGGGAGGCCCTGTTGGCCAAAAGAGTCAAACCTCCTTTCCTTCCATCGATTAAAACCCCAGGAGACGTCAGTAATTTCGACTCGGAGTTCACACGCCTGAAGCCAGTGCTGACCCCTCCACAGACTCCCTTCTTCCTCACCGCTGAGCAACAGGAATTCTTCGCAGACTTTGACTTTTCTGCGCTGCACTGACTCTCAGATGATACATCAAATCTCTCATCCCTCGTTTGTTCTTTCTACAATTATGCGGTCAAGTGTCACTTTCGACTATTGTATGCTTTTTGTGAAACATGGCTGCTATTGTGTGCTTCGGCTCCAAAGACCATCCTTGAAGGACCACAGCTGGACTTTAAAAGTAAGGAGACGTACGATCAACCCCGACCAGAACACTGCGACCGTCTCTGTGAACAAGAGAGTTCAGTTTCACTGTGAGTAAGCTCGGCTCTGCTAAGCTTTTAACTGCCCATCCTGCTTTGTTTTCATGTTTgtccaaaatgttatttttgctGTTTTGGGACATTATACTGTTTGTTGTCTGTGACACTTCCTTTGTGGTGTTTACCAGTCATCAGATGTTTATTTTTGTAGCCGGTCCAGCTGGTAAAAGAGTCTTCCTGTCACACTGACTACGATGCCAAAATACACTATTGCACTGTTACTGAACAGATGATGAACGCATCAGACTGAGATGCGGTGGGGAGGGAAACGCTGTGCCGTCTTCTAGCTCAGTTTTTAAGGATTTCTGATGTAGTGCTGATCTGAGCAATAAATGCAGGCGGAGAGTCGTAAGCTCCTTAggttttactctgtaactatTGGAGTTTGTACTTATGGCGTTAGATCATGCAAATTCTTCCATGTCATGTATGTTCATGTTAAACCCTCACGTTTGTGTGCGTCTTGAAAATTTTTATCTTTGGTTGTCCCTAATCTGGATTTGATTTAGGATTGGTGCCCCAGATAAATGTTGCTCGTCTCGTTCCGAATCCAACACTTAATTGTTGTTAAATGTCTTGTGAGTGTTCAGCTGCAGCTTTTGCATTCAGCTCTGTCCTCTTTgtctttctctgtgtgtgtttcctCTGTACACACGTGCATATGGTTCAAGACTGTTGAATTAGGTGAACCATATTCTTCTTTGTCTTGGCATGATACGATTAGCACATTGATATTTAATTAAACCATTAATGATGACTATTTATAGGTGATTAAGAGCTGTATATCCGAGTTGTTCATTCActaatgtttgtttgtattttcTTTTGACTACATCAGATTATTGTTTTACCGAATATATCAAATGCGATGGATTTACTACTGATAGGTTACACTGTGAACAAAAAAACGacactaaaatatttaaacgAAACCTGCCCTTTTTATGAGCTATGTGAaggaaaaaataaacagaagtaaatgttacaaaaggttatgaatgtatttttaaaaaataaaatacaacgtGACCATGTTTGTTCAGTTTATTGAATACTGAAGTTTCAAAATTTTTGCATAACAATATTGATCAAAACGGCGCAAATCATCCATGAAATTTCAGCATTAAAGGAAtagaaacttttaaaaatgaaatgttgtcATCATATACTCATGCTGTTTCAAACctgtaaaaatgtctttgttttgctaaacaaaaaaagaagcaccattgacttccatagtgggAAAAAAAGAcgactatggaagtcaatggtgctcaaaaaacAGTTTGGCTACAAACATTGATCTGAACAAAggaatttatacaggtttggaacaaatTTAGtttcagaatttttatttttgggtgaactattctttGAAACATCGatttgttaactctttccccgccattgacgagttattccgtcaattaagagaaaattcttccctgccaatgacaagttccatatttctgctattatccactaggtggcatgCTTTCCCAAATtgtaaaacactaaagcatccaCTGATTCTAAAACAGTATaaactctgtgtgtgttttgatcattgttctgaatctggggcctcatttataaagcgtgcgtaccaggtgtgcctcataagccttgaaaagtgaagcctctggctctttgatcgccccccggtggctggctgcagtacaagtcataaaccccgccctttCCATTgaaacgaatgggactctgctctaaataaaaaaaatatttacacttccaataaaagtttccgaaagatggttttggtcctttcaagtagttgttatcacgctgatatatatTCAAGTGTTTAttattgtggtaagtttcattttagctagtaatttaatgctatagaaacggggcgtgtcgttatgattgccgtggttgaattggtcgacccagcgtttgggcggaagtttgataccgcagctccgcctctggctccacggacgattccttctgcgcatgccttggctccaaactgacatttttacgtaacatggcggcgaccgtggtcGGGCATTTTttgcttcaattcattacaatggtgggaggcGACATCGCACATCCatcatttttacagtctattgtgcgtacgcacagatttgatcgtaaagtacACAAAAATCCACGgaaaagtccatatttataaaaactgcttttgacgtggaaaagtgcttagcgccacatcagggtctgagcagacatacgcacttttgcttatccaattgctgcaggtttttggaaataaaaGCCATTCTTGTGGCtggtaaaagatttaaacattgacaagcgctcttttatatgtctatgacatTACTTGGGCATTGTtcaaaggggtcatattatgagatttttttaagatgtaaaagaaatctttggtgtccccagagtgcgtatttgaagttttagctcaaaatactccacagcagatttttttataacatgttaaagttGCTAATTTGTAAGACAAAgttgtgccgtttttgggtgtgtcgtttaaaatgcaaatgagctgatgaagtgcaaacaccgatcacaatgatggtggtttgttgtaattgaatctCAATTGTGCTTTCAAgtacttttttatttctctctctctctgcactaaatggaagtgctgtggttggatagtgcagattaaggggccggtattattgtaattcgccttgctatctacctcacaaaacaggcaaaatctgaacgacctaatttttcacacgcttgcagaaaatggcttacccaaacaaagtcactgggttgatctttatcacattttctaggttgacagaagcactggggacccaattatagcacttaaacat
Coding sequences within it:
- the pkn3 gene encoding serine/threonine-protein kinase N2 isoform X2, with the protein product MKCRAPYLRYGNHTACADLNMVKKMHQGKHLMGVKEKQGDVTQPSKSSRNMTDELLSCFERGRALWTDRKMLSTAQQMLQDSKTKIELLRMQIVKVTQAREGERETAQPEGRPSETISPLELRLEELRHHLRIEAAVAEGAKNVVKQLGVRKVQDRRALAEAQARLQESSQKLDLLRLSLEQRLGELPNDHPKRAAIKDELTVGSSPVVGLQRDRLRSTSSASSSLFKPASLTGRLEVRLMGCQDLLEVVPGRCRVSGVSSAPGSPVESKSLRMRSGLSTRSTNGKTTKTDEISSEISAVLKVDNKIVGRTHWRVLSKDAWDQTFSIELERSRELEIAVYWRDWRSLCAVKFLRLEDFLDNQRHGMCLYLEPQGTLFTEVKFMNPVIERHPKLQRQKRIFPKEKGKNFLRAAQMNMNFATWGRLMMSVLPPCNSTVAALSPPLPGSEPMSPPNVSTPPSSGNSAVVKLNFSEERPAKPPRLHLANTPTTDASLYVAPARENHYGDHQVVKGRPASQPAPQRKRGMQMEDFNCLSVLGRGHFGKVLLAEFKQTGRLYAIKALKKGDVVTRDEVDSLMCEKRIFETINVSHHPFLVNMHGCFQTSDHVCFVMEYSPGGDLMTHIHNNIFSERQARFYAACVLLGLEFLHQNKIVYRDLKLDNLLMDSDGFVKIADFGLCKEGMGYGDRTSTFCGTPEFLAPEVLTDSTYTRAVDWWGLGVLIYEMLVGESPFPGDDEEEVFDSIVNDEVRYPRFLSPDSVSIMQKLLQKNPERRLGAGEQDANDVKRHRFFQGIDWEALLAKRVKPPFLPSIKTPGDVSNFDSEFTRLKPVLTPPQTPFFLTAEQQEFFADFDFSALH